The following coding sequences are from one Nilaparvata lugens isolate BPH chromosome 6, ASM1435652v1, whole genome shotgun sequence window:
- the LOC111054102 gene encoding vesicle transport protein GOT1B isoform X2, which translates to MIEISDVQKIGVGLAGFGIFFLFLGVLLLFDKGLLAIGNILFIAGLASVIGLERTFRFFFQRHKAKASVAFFGGIVVVLLGWPLVGMMLETYGFILLFSGFFPVAINFLRRVPILGTFLNLPGIRTVMNYLAGDTGDQN; encoded by the exons atgattgaaatatCTGATGTTCAAA AAATTGGCGTCGGTCTTGCCGGCTTTGGAatattcttcctctttttgggtgttttattactttttgataAAGGACTATTGGCTATCGGAAAT ATTCTTTTTATTGCTGGTCTAGCCAGTGTTATAGGTCTGGAACGCACATTTCGCTTCTTCTTCCAAAGGCATAAAGCTAAAGCATCGGTCGCATTTTTTGGCGGAATTGTAGTAGTCCTGCTAGGATGGCCTCTAGTTGGAATGATGCTAGAAACCTATGGCTTCATACTTCTTTTCAG TGGATTCTTCCCAGTTGCAATAAACTTCCTCAGAAGGGTACCAATCCTAGGAACATTCCTTAACCTCCCAGGAATAAGAACG GTTATGAACTATCTCGCTGGCGATACGGGTGATCAAAACTAG
- the LOC111054102 gene encoding vesicle transport protein GOT1B isoform X1 — protein sequence MIEISDVQKIGVGLAGFGIFFLFLGVLLLFDKGLLAIGNILFIAGLASVIGLERTFRFFFQRHKAKASVAFFGGIVVVLLGWPLVGMMLETYGFILLFSGFFPVAINFLRRVPILGTFLNLPGIRTIMDRLAGDSSRTMV from the exons atgattgaaatatCTGATGTTCAAA AAATTGGCGTCGGTCTTGCCGGCTTTGGAatattcttcctctttttgggtgttttattactttttgataAAGGACTATTGGCTATCGGAAAT ATTCTTTTTATTGCTGGTCTAGCCAGTGTTATAGGTCTGGAACGCACATTTCGCTTCTTCTTCCAAAGGCATAAAGCTAAAGCATCGGTCGCATTTTTTGGCGGAATTGTAGTAGTCCTGCTAGGATGGCCTCTAGTTGGAATGATGCTAGAAACCTATGGCTTCATACTTCTTTTCAG TGGATTCTTCCCAGTTGCAATAAACTTCCTCAGAAGGGTACCAATCCTAGGAACATTCCTTAACCTCCCAGGAATAAGAACG ATCATGGATCGTCTTGCCGGTGATTCAAGTAGAACTATGGTGTGA
- the LOC111054101 gene encoding ADP,ATP carrier protein 2: MQPALADPVAFAKDFVAGGVAAAISKTTVAPIERVKLLLQVQHISKQIPEDQRYKGMVDCFIRIPKEQGFSAYWRGNMANVIRYFPTQALNFAFKDKYKQVFLGGVDKNTQFWRYFAGNLASGGAAGATSLCFVYPLDFARTRLAADVGKGSVREFNGLGDCLKKIFKADGLVGLYRGFGVSVQGIIIYRASYFGCFDTAKGMLPDPKSAGFLISWGIAQVVTTVAGIVSYPFDTVRRRMMMQSGRAKSEIIYKSTAHCWSVIYKSEGGGAFFKGAFSNVLRGTGGALVLVLYDEIKNFLF; this comes from the exons ATGCAGCCGGCTCTTGCTGATCCCGTTGCCTTCGCTAAGGACTTTGTGGCCGGAGGTGTGGCGGCCGCAATTTCCAAGACCACCGTGGCGCCCATCGAGAGAGTGAAGCTGCTTTTGCAAGTTCAGCACATTTCCAAGCAGATCCCCGAGGACCAGCGCTACAAGG GCATGGTTGACTGCTTCATCCGTATCCCCAAGGAGCAGGGCTTCTCAGCCTACTGGCGTGGTAACATGGCCAACGTGATCCGTTACTTCCCAACACAGGCGCTCAACTTCGCCTTCAAGGACAAGTACAAGCAGGTGTTCCTCGGTGGCGTCGACAAGAACACCCAGTTCTGGAGGTACTTCGCCGGCAACCTCGCCTCCGGTGGTGCTGCGGGAGCCACTTCCCTCTGCTTCGTCTACCCTCTTGACTTCGCCCGAACCAG GTTGGCAGCCGATGTCGGCAAGGGTTCGGTGCGCGAGTTCAACGGCCTGGGCGACTGCCTGAAGAAGATCTTCAAGGCCGATGGTCTGGTGGGACTCTACAGAGGCTTCGGTGTGTCAGTGCAGGGTATCATCATCTACCGCGCCTCCTACTTCGGCTGCTTCGACACCGCCAAGGGAATGCTGCCCGACCCAAAGAGCGCTGGCTTCCTCATCTCCTGGGGTATTGCTCAG GTTGTAACAACAGTTGCCGGTATTGTGTCGTACCCATTCGACACGGTGAGAAGGCGTATGATGATGCAGTCGGGTCGCGCCAAGTCGGAAATCATCTACAAGAGCACCGCCCACTGCTGGTCGGTCATCTACAAGTCCGAGGGAGGTGGCGCCTTCTTCAAGGGAGCCTTCTCCAACGTCCTGCGTGGAACTGGTGGCGCTCTCGTGCTCGTACTCTACGACGAAATCAAGAACTTCCTCTTCTAA